One genomic segment of Salinigranum rubrum includes these proteins:
- a CDS encoding DUF7344 domain-containing protein, with translation MNSLDELFQLLSQERRRFALYYLDQADGPVALEELAREVARRENGSPGPASSDDYAEQLITLKHNHLPRIADATHIEYDRDNRFIRITGMTPEADLLLSVSKKLDKVPGTPDISSMPWGSDETEKADR, from the coding sequence ATGAACTCGTTGGACGAGCTCTTTCAGCTACTCAGTCAGGAACGCCGTCGGTTCGCGTTGTACTATCTCGATCAGGCGGACGGGCCTGTCGCGCTCGAAGAACTCGCACGAGAGGTCGCTCGGCGGGAGAACGGTTCCCCGGGTCCCGCCTCGTCCGACGACTACGCTGAGCAGCTTATCACCCTGAAACACAACCACCTTCCGAGAATAGCGGATGCCACGCATATCGAGTACGACCGCGATAACCGTTTCATCCGAATCACTGGTATGACGCCCGAGGCGGACCTGCTACTGTCGGTCTCGAAGAAGTTAGACAAGGTGCCGGGCACCCCGGATATCTCTTCGATGCCCTGGGGGTCGGATGAGACCGAAAAGGCCGACCGCTGA
- a CDS encoding DUF3194 domain-containing protein: MPTDEEVVQAASEAAEGLIFERYKQSAVRDVDVTVTFEEGVLEVDVYLNAPDDEKAQRVADEAARAAQDAVDDLFAAEAEADEPQ; this comes from the coding sequence ATGCCGACGGACGAGGAAGTCGTCCAGGCCGCCTCGGAGGCCGCCGAGGGCCTCATCTTCGAGCGGTACAAACAGAGCGCGGTTCGCGACGTCGACGTCACCGTCACGTTCGAGGAGGGCGTCCTCGAAGTCGACGTCTACCTGAACGCGCCCGACGACGAGAAGGCCCAGCGGGTCGCCGACGAGGCCGCACGGGCGGCGCAGGACGCCGTCGACGACCTGTTCGCGGCCGAGGCCGAGGCTGACGAACCGCAGTAA
- a CDS encoding histidine phosphatase family protein has product MTERGRWQAERVGERLRGQGIEAIYASPFLRATETAHLVARALDRSVFVDSGLSEHLNPAWFDVAPSVLTPRKLAERFDTVDPTHASVLRPNYPETDEEAADRSVRAVRRLLADSPETSLFVGHGLTVASVVDAFTGRREVSTPLAGVTRLASYPWGWDVDVLADTSHLSEAESGPGGAERDDVTDADE; this is encoded by the coding sequence TTGACCGAGCGAGGGCGCTGGCAGGCCGAGCGGGTCGGCGAACGCCTCCGCGGGCAGGGCATCGAAGCCATCTACGCCTCGCCGTTCCTCCGTGCGACCGAAACTGCCCACCTCGTCGCGCGCGCCCTCGACCGCTCCGTGTTCGTCGACTCCGGCCTCTCCGAGCACCTCAACCCCGCGTGGTTCGACGTCGCGCCGTCGGTGTTGACGCCGCGGAAACTCGCCGAGCGATTCGACACGGTCGACCCGACGCACGCCTCGGTGCTCCGGCCGAACTACCCCGAGACCGACGAGGAGGCCGCCGACAGGAGCGTCCGGGCGGTCCGACGACTCCTCGCCGACAGCCCCGAGACGAGCCTCTTCGTCGGACACGGCCTCACCGTCGCCAGCGTCGTCGACGCGTTCACCGGACGGCGGGAGGTATCGACCCCACTCGCCGGCGTCACCCGACTCGCCTCGTACCCCTGGGGCTGGGACGTCGACGTCCTCGCGGACACGTCGCACCTGTCGGAGGCGGAATCGGGACCAGGCGGCGCGGAGCGTGACGACGTGACCGACGCTGACGAGTGA
- a CDS encoding GMP synthase subunit A — protein MTRIAVVDNHGQFTHLEQRALRDLGVDADLVDNDTPPEDVVGDVDGVVLSGGPSMERVGHAREYLDVDVPVFGICLGMQLIADELGGSVGSGEYGGYADVDVDIVDPDDPLVGSLAPTTRVWASHADEVTEVPPGFTLTARSDVCDVEAMSNADEDLYGVQWHPEVAHTERGDEVFENFVARCRR, from the coding sequence ATGACCCGTATCGCCGTCGTCGACAACCACGGGCAGTTCACCCACCTCGAACAGCGCGCGCTCCGTGACCTCGGCGTCGACGCCGATCTCGTCGACAACGACACACCACCCGAAGACGTCGTCGGAGACGTCGACGGCGTCGTCCTCTCGGGCGGGCCGTCGATGGAGCGCGTCGGCCACGCCCGCGAGTACCTCGACGTCGACGTTCCCGTCTTCGGCATCTGTCTCGGCATGCAACTCATCGCGGACGAACTCGGCGGCTCTGTCGGGAGTGGTGAGTACGGCGGGTACGCCGACGTCGACGTCGACATCGTCGACCCGGACGACCCGCTCGTCGGCTCGCTGGCCCCCACGACGCGCGTCTGGGCGAGCCACGCCGACGAGGTGACGGAGGTCCCGCCCGGGTTCACGCTGACGGCCCGAAGCGACGTCTGCGACGTCGAGGCGATGAGCAACGCCGACGAGGACCTCTACGGCGTCCAGTGGCACCCCGAGGTCGCCCACACCGAGCGCGGCGACGAGGTGTTCGAGAACTTCGTCGCCCGCTGTCGGCGCTGA
- a CDS encoding rubrerythrin-like domain-containing protein, which yields MPHDPSDTPDVRTFECLDCGRRLDSESQPMRCEQCGGDVRDISVPREP from the coding sequence ATGCCACACGACCCGTCCGACACCCCCGACGTCCGCACGTTCGAATGTCTCGACTGCGGCAGGCGTCTCGATAGCGAGAGCCAGCCCATGCGCTGTGAGCAGTGCGGCGGCGACGTGCGCGACATCAGCGTCCCGCGCGAACCGTGA
- a CDS encoding cob(I)yrinic acid a,c-diamide adenosyltransferase, whose translation MKIYTRRGDEGQTDLRDMSRASKASPRIEAYGNVDEVNSLVGRVRPTGYDDVDEWLATAQNHLHIIQADFANPAPDEDDPVLREEHTAQVEEWIDAADEELEPLSSFILPGGGDSGARLHHARAVCRRAERRAVVLLQDEPINAEAVAYLNRLSDFLFVAARLVNARDGVPEESPTY comes from the coding sequence ATGAAGATATACACCCGCCGCGGCGACGAAGGACAGACCGACCTCAGGGACATGTCCCGGGCCTCGAAGGCGAGCCCCCGCATCGAGGCGTACGGGAACGTCGACGAAGTGAACTCGCTCGTCGGCCGTGTCCGACCCACCGGATACGACGACGTCGACGAGTGGCTCGCGACCGCACAGAACCACCTCCACATCATCCAGGCCGACTTCGCGAACCCCGCACCCGACGAAGACGACCCCGTGCTCCGGGAAGAACACACGGCACAGGTCGAAGAGTGGATCGACGCCGCCGACGAGGAACTCGAACCGCTCTCCTCGTTCATCCTCCCCGGCGGCGGCGACTCGGGGGCGCGACTCCACCACGCTCGGGCGGTCTGCCGACGAGCCGAGCGGCGCGCCGTCGTGTTGCTACAGGACGAACCCATCAACGCCGAGGCAGTCGCGTACCTCAATCGACTCTCGGACTTCCTGTTCGTCGCCGCGCGGCTCGTCAACGCCCGCGACGGCGTCCCCGAAGAGAGCCCGACGTACTGA
- a CDS encoding DUF192 domain-containing protein — protein MRLVHEHDGTTRTLASRVDVAESRLAQARGLMFRRSIPEEYALVFPFDGVGKRSLHMVCVPFPIDAVWLCDEEVTKVKRLHAWTGLGWGRADCVVELPAGVAEGVEVGDRVRVVDE, from the coding sequence GTGCGACTCGTACACGAACACGACGGCACGACTCGGACGCTCGCCTCGCGGGTCGACGTCGCCGAGTCGAGGCTGGCGCAGGCGCGTGGACTGATGTTTCGCCGCTCGATTCCCGAGGAGTACGCGCTCGTCTTCCCGTTCGACGGCGTGGGGAAGCGGAGCCTCCACATGGTCTGCGTCCCGTTCCCCATCGACGCCGTGTGGCTCTGCGACGAGGAGGTAACGAAGGTCAAGCGACTCCATGCGTGGACCGGCCTCGGGTGGGGACGCGCGGACTGCGTGGTGGAGTTGCCGGCCGGTGTCGCCGAGGGGGTCGAAGTCGGTGACCGAGTGCGCGTCGTCGACGAGTGA
- a CDS encoding PadR family transcriptional regulator — protein sequence MSLFQLTGFQRDLMYVTAALDRPSGQEIKDRLEEELGVETTHGRLYPNLDTLVNKGFVERGEIDRRTNYYVLSDAGRQALLERREWESRFFELGDE from the coding sequence ATGTCTCTCTTTCAGTTGACTGGGTTCCAACGCGACCTCATGTACGTAACCGCCGCGCTTGATCGGCCATCAGGCCAGGAAATCAAAGACCGGTTGGAGGAAGAACTCGGAGTCGAAACGACCCACGGCCGTCTCTACCCCAACCTCGACACGCTGGTAAACAAGGGGTTCGTCGAGAGGGGAGAAATCGACCGACGCACGAACTACTACGTGTTATCCGATGCGGGACGGCAGGCGCTGCTCGAACGCCGCGAGTGGGAAAGCCGGTTCTTCGAGCTTGGTGACGAGTAG
- a CDS encoding PAS domain-containing sensor histidine kinase yields MVETVEEAVSLPREGDCDCVVATAGPAREFLDRVDGDPACPLVVVTAGSTAPLTDHARVRHHRADDLATLESRVVDAVLADRQRQQSADGERTTDEELIEREAAYRTLVENVPNGGVALFDRDLRYTRVGGEVFEQIGLDPDDVAGESLEEVHSPSFLDAHGDAYRQAFDGERSTVEFAYEDRRFRLDVVPVTEGDEVVAGLAMARDVTDEAERRRDLFVRSRAMDAAAIGLCLTDPTEPGNPLVYVNEGYERMTGYEAREVLGKNPRHLQGPETEAEARRKMREAVANAESVAVDITNYRKDGTPFVNHVEITPIFDDEGDLVHFLGSQVDVTDQHEHQRALARQNERLAEFTAIVSHDLRNPLAVARGRVELARRTGDLSHLDHAEASLERASELIDEMLDLAREGRTLDFDRVERVSVGNVARAAWDTVDTAGATLAVEAEWEVDADESRLRQLFENLFRNSVEHGSTNSRPETDDSVEHGSSDTETPVEVRVGRLDAGCGFFVEDDGPGVPDDIRDTVFDVGVTTVDGGTGFGLAIVRNVAEAHGWDVGLTEGEQGGARFEFVLPCPDDD; encoded by the coding sequence GTGGTCGAGACGGTCGAGGAGGCGGTGTCCCTGCCACGGGAGGGCGACTGCGACTGCGTCGTCGCCACGGCCGGCCCGGCCCGGGAGTTCCTCGACCGCGTCGACGGCGACCCCGCCTGTCCGCTCGTCGTGGTGACCGCGGGGTCGACAGCCCCCCTGACGGACCACGCGCGCGTTCGCCACCACCGCGCCGACGACCTCGCAACGCTAGAGTCGCGCGTCGTCGACGCCGTCCTGGCCGACCGGCAGCGACAGCAGAGTGCGGACGGCGAGCGGACGACCGACGAGGAACTGATCGAGCGCGAGGCCGCCTACCGGACGCTGGTGGAGAACGTCCCGAACGGCGGCGTCGCGCTGTTCGACCGCGACCTGCGGTACACGCGGGTCGGCGGCGAGGTGTTCGAGCAGATCGGCCTCGACCCCGACGACGTCGCGGGGGAGTCGCTGGAGGAGGTCCACTCGCCGTCGTTCCTCGACGCACACGGCGACGCCTACCGGCAGGCGTTCGACGGCGAGCGGTCCACCGTCGAGTTCGCGTACGAGGACAGACGGTTCCGACTGGACGTCGTGCCGGTCACCGAAGGCGACGAGGTCGTAGCCGGGCTGGCGATGGCCCGCGACGTCACCGACGAGGCCGAGCGCCGGCGCGACCTCTTCGTGCGGTCGCGCGCGATGGACGCCGCCGCCATCGGACTGTGTCTCACGGACCCCACCGAACCGGGCAACCCGCTCGTGTACGTCAACGAGGGGTACGAGCGGATGACCGGCTACGAGGCCAGGGAGGTGCTCGGGAAGAACCCCAGACACCTCCAGGGTCCGGAGACGGAGGCCGAAGCGAGACGGAAGATGCGCGAGGCCGTCGCGAACGCCGAGTCGGTCGCCGTCGACATCACGAACTACCGGAAGGACGGCACGCCGTTCGTGAACCACGTCGAGATCACGCCCATCTTCGACGACGAGGGCGACCTCGTCCACTTCCTCGGCTCGCAGGTGGACGTGACCGACCAGCACGAGCACCAGCGCGCGCTCGCCCGGCAGAACGAGCGGCTGGCGGAGTTCACGGCCATCGTCAGCCACGACCTCAGGAACCCGCTGGCCGTGGCTCGCGGGCGGGTCGAACTCGCCCGACGGACGGGCGACCTGTCGCACCTCGACCACGCGGAGGCGAGCCTCGAACGGGCGTCCGAACTCATCGACGAGATGCTCGACCTCGCTCGCGAGGGGCGGACGCTCGACTTCGACCGTGTCGAACGCGTCTCGGTTGGGAACGTCGCCCGTGCCGCCTGGGACACCGTCGACACGGCGGGGGCGACTCTCGCCGTCGAGGCGGAGTGGGAGGTCGACGCCGACGAGAGCCGCCTCCGACAACTGTTCGAGAACCTCTTTCGGAACAGCGTGGAGCACGGTTCCACGAACAGCCGGCCGGAGACCGACGATTCGGTCGAGCACGGGTCGAGCGACACCGAAACGCCGGTCGAGGTCCGTGTCGGGCGGCTCGACGCCGGGTGTGGCTTCTTCGTCGAGGACGACGGCCCCGGCGTCCCCGACGACATCCGCGACACCGTCTTCGACGTGGGCGTCACGACCGTCGACGGCGGGACGGGGTTCGGGCTCGCTATCGTCCGGAACGTCGCCGAAGCACACGGGTGGGACGTCGGCCTGACGGAGGGAGAACAGGGCGGTGCGCGCTTCGAGTTCGTCCTTCCGTGTCCCGACGACGACTGA
- a CDS encoding HVO_0649 family zinc finger protein, with product MSVWHTGGTTPLDRLKSRYDRDLRCGECGYVDEEGEWQARTTGDRVDYRHLCPSCGAVERRTLKLRR from the coding sequence ATGTCTGTCTGGCACACAGGGGGAACGACGCCGCTCGACCGGCTGAAGTCGCGGTACGACCGTGACCTGCGGTGTGGGGAGTGTGGCTACGTCGACGAAGAGGGGGAGTGGCAGGCGCGGACGACCGGCGACCGCGTCGACTACCGGCACCTCTGTCCGAGTTGTGGCGCCGTCGAGCGCCGGACGCTCAAGCTACGGCGCTGA
- a CDS encoding MFS transporter, with product MDSTAAPEAADSDADADAGAETEAGTAAVDPSLRRQWALVVFAFAALVGLLLQTRGALLPSFQTTFGVTEAQLGLLAPLASAASFLVVLVVGLRAGDVAFERALTLGLAGVSLALLVVWWVPTFALLVVAIVGATAAAGVVRALDRPVLSHLYPSARPRVFSLYEMSWAVGATTGPLLATATIALGDWRLTYLVAAACFGVLAVAVSRLDLPPSVGRERSFALSGLPDLLSHATVRTMVLALFCSVAVEAGVFTWLPFYATTFLARETATLLLSVYLVAYVPGRFLAGRVVARVGPERVVLAAAVGGGVALLALLSVRTALAAGVTSFTLGFFVSAVYPTVQAWATGALPEVSGPINAVANAAATLGVVVSPALVGFVAEATGITRAMWLLPLFMAGLLLLALGTVVRSRAAARPSS from the coding sequence ATGGATTCGACGGCGGCTCCGGAGGCAGCCGATTCGGACGCCGACGCCGATGCTGGAGCCGAGACCGAAGCCGGCACCGCCGCCGTCGACCCGTCGCTCCGCCGCCAGTGGGCGCTCGTCGTCTTCGCGTTCGCGGCGCTCGTCGGCCTGCTCCTCCAGACGCGCGGGGCGCTGCTCCCCAGCTTTCAGACGACGTTTGGCGTCACGGAGGCCCAACTCGGTCTGCTCGCGCCGCTGGCCTCCGCGGCCTCCTTTCTCGTCGTCCTCGTCGTCGGCCTCCGAGCCGGTGACGTCGCCTTCGAACGGGCGCTCACGCTCGGACTGGCCGGCGTCTCCCTCGCCCTCCTCGTGGTGTGGTGGGTGCCGACGTTCGCGTTGCTCGTCGTCGCCATCGTCGGTGCGACGGCGGCCGCGGGCGTCGTCCGCGCGCTCGACCGCCCGGTGTTGAGTCACCTCTACCCGTCGGCGCGCCCCCGCGTGTTCAGCCTCTACGAGATGTCGTGGGCCGTCGGCGCGACGACCGGGCCGCTCCTCGCCACCGCGACAATCGCGCTCGGCGACTGGCGGCTCACCTACCTCGTCGCCGCGGCGTGTTTCGGCGTCCTCGCCGTCGCAGTCTCCCGTCTGGACCTCCCACCCTCCGTCGGGCGCGAGCGCTCGTTCGCCCTCTCGGGCCTCCCGGACCTGCTCTCGCACGCGACGGTCCGGACGATGGTGCTCGCGCTCTTCTGCTCGGTCGCCGTCGAGGCCGGCGTCTTCACCTGGCTCCCCTTCTACGCCACGACGTTTCTCGCCCGCGAGACGGCGACGCTCCTCCTCTCGGTCTACCTGGTCGCGTACGTTCCCGGGCGGTTTCTCGCCGGTCGCGTCGTCGCCCGCGTCGGTCCCGAGCGGGTCGTCCTCGCGGCAGCGGTCGGCGGCGGTGTCGCCCTCCTCGCCCTGCTCTCGGTCCGGACCGCGCTCGCGGCCGGCGTCACGAGCTTCACCCTCGGCTTCTTCGTCTCGGCGGTCTACCCCACCGTCCAGGCGTGGGCGACGGGTGCCCTGCCGGAGGTGAGCGGCCCCATCAACGCCGTGGCGAACGCCGCGGCCACGCTCGGTGTCGTCGTCTCGCCCGCGCTCGTCGGGTTCGTCGCCGAGGCGACCGGCATCACCCGCGCGATGTGGCTCCTGCCCCTGTTCATGGCCGGCCTCCTCCTGCTCGCGCTCGGAACGGTCGTACGGTCGAGGGCGGCGGCACGGCCCTCGTCGTGA
- a CDS encoding DUF7097 family protein, producing MERTPEGTPVGVDDPYEVAGPCDHLTSDGRCRYALERAGHDPEFAEERRRADYECVVADDGVEWRDCPHYRSTARESACQRCGLEEVRLAHESARPLLETHHLSYHDRGTSHEITVTLCRWCHAKVHNSFARIDDDASPTTEALAAREERRSKEQAELGFSSARERAESSNAPSGDETDR from the coding sequence ATGGAGCGCACGCCCGAGGGAACGCCCGTCGGCGTCGACGACCCCTACGAAGTCGCCGGCCCGTGCGACCACCTGACGAGCGACGGCCGGTGTCGGTACGCCCTGGAGCGCGCGGGTCACGACCCCGAGTTCGCCGAAGAGCGTCGCCGAGCGGACTACGAGTGCGTCGTCGCCGACGACGGCGTGGAGTGGCGCGACTGCCCCCACTACCGCTCGACGGCCCGCGAGAGCGCCTGCCAGCGCTGCGGCCTGGAGGAGGTCCGCCTCGCCCACGAGTCGGCCCGGCCGCTCCTCGAAACGCACCACCTCTCGTACCACGACCGCGGGACGAGCCACGAGATCACCGTGACGCTCTGTCGGTGGTGCCACGCGAAGGTCCACAACTCCTTCGCCCGCATCGACGACGACGCCTCCCCGACCACGGAGGCGCTCGCCGCCCGCGAGGAACGCCGGAGCAAGGAGCAGGCCGAACTCGGCTTCTCGTCGGCCCGCGAGCGCGCCGAGTCTTCTAACGCCCCTTCCGGGGACGAGACCGACCGCTGA
- a CDS encoding (R)-citramalate synthase, producing MTDTDLFEGSDGSLVSDTTVQLLDTTLRDGEQAPGISLTPSEKADIARALDRAEVQYVEAGSACTGTGERETIRKVTSLDLDATVTSFCRGIQTDVDLALDCDVDGINLVVPASARHIEDKVGTTYEDNVTSTQELVEYAKDHGLWVEVIGEDGSRADLDYLEELLGSALDAGADRICFADTVGHAGPERAYEAVSRLSALGPTSTHTHDDLGLGMTNVYASLKAGADLVHCTVNGIGERAGNVALEEVAIALHHVYGVHTVKLDELYDLAQVVSRRTGVELPPNKAVIGQNAFTHESGIHTDGTLKDDAMYEPYSPETVGRERRLVLGKHAGRAGVRAALDEHGVDVSMDELKQVVQRVKELGDRGKRVTDADLLTIAEDVQGRERDRRVELVDLTAASGGRTPTASVRLLVDGEERVASGTGSGPVDAAVEAVRAALTASADAELESYHVDAITGGTDAMVTVEVEMSRGDRSVTVAASDADITRASVQAMIDALDRLLTADSTHVPADD from the coding sequence TTGACAGACACTGACCTCTTCGAGGGTAGCGACGGCTCCCTCGTCTCCGACACGACAGTACAGCTCCTCGACACCACGCTGCGCGACGGCGAGCAGGCGCCCGGCATCTCGCTGACGCCGAGCGAGAAAGCCGACATCGCCCGCGCGCTCGACCGCGCCGAGGTCCAGTACGTCGAGGCCGGCAGCGCCTGCACCGGCACGGGCGAGCGCGAAACCATTCGGAAGGTAACGTCGCTCGACCTCGACGCGACGGTGACGTCCTTCTGTCGCGGTATCCAGACGGACGTCGACCTGGCGCTCGACTGTGACGTCGACGGCATCAACCTCGTCGTCCCCGCGAGCGCGAGACACATCGAGGACAAGGTCGGGACGACGTACGAGGACAACGTCACGTCGACCCAGGAACTGGTCGAGTACGCCAAAGACCACGGCCTCTGGGTCGAGGTCATCGGCGAGGACGGCTCCCGGGCGGATCTGGACTACCTCGAAGAGCTACTGGGGAGCGCGCTCGACGCGGGAGCGGACCGCATCTGCTTCGCGGACACGGTCGGCCACGCGGGCCCCGAACGCGCCTACGAGGCGGTCTCGCGGCTCTCAGCCCTGGGCCCGACGAGCACCCACACCCACGACGATTTGGGCCTCGGGATGACGAACGTCTACGCCTCACTGAAAGCCGGCGCGGACCTCGTCCACTGCACGGTCAACGGCATCGGCGAACGCGCGGGCAACGTCGCCCTCGAAGAGGTCGCCATCGCCCTCCACCACGTCTACGGCGTCCACACGGTGAAACTCGACGAACTGTACGACCTCGCGCAGGTCGTCTCGCGGCGGACCGGCGTCGAACTCCCGCCGAACAAGGCCGTCATCGGGCAGAACGCCTTCACCCACGAGAGCGGTATCCACACCGACGGCACCCTGAAAGACGACGCGATGTACGAGCCCTACTCGCCAGAGACGGTCGGGAGGGAGCGACGGCTCGTCCTCGGGAAGCACGCGGGCCGGGCGGGCGTCCGCGCCGCGCTCGACGAACACGGCGTCGATGTCTCGATGGACGAACTCAAGCAGGTCGTCCAGCGCGTGAAGGAACTCGGCGACCGGGGCAAGCGCGTCACCGACGCCGACCTCCTCACCATCGCGGAGGACGTCCAGGGACGCGAGCGCGACCGCCGGGTCGAACTCGTCGACCTCACCGCGGCGTCCGGGGGACGAACCCCGACCGCGAGCGTCCGTCTCCTCGTCGACGGCGAGGAGCGCGTCGCGAGCGGAACCGGGTCGGGCCCGGTCGACGCCGCCGTCGAGGCCGTCCGCGCCGCGCTCACGGCGAGCGCCGACGCGGAGTTAGAATCGTACCACGTCGACGCCATCACCGGCGGGACGGACGCGATGGTCACCGTCGAGGTGGAGATGTCTCGCGGCGACCGCTCCGTGACGGTCGCGGCGTCGGACGCCGACATCACGCGGGCGAGCGTCCAGGCCATGATCGACGCGCTCGACCGCCTGCTCACGGCCGACTCGACGCACGTCCCGGCGGACGACTGA
- a CDS encoding MarR family transcriptional regulator, giving the protein MSSYQMLSKMNDATADALGVLREADGHEKTGYSVDVAGPTRPSVSSRLDRLYVASRIEYVPESAALWRLVNDPREDGDG; this is encoded by the coding sequence ATGAGTAGCTATCAGATGTTGTCGAAGATGAACGACGCCACGGCTGACGCCCTCGGTGTGCTCCGGGAGGCCGATGGACACGAGAAAACGGGATACAGCGTCGACGTCGCAGGGCCGACGCGGCCGTCCGTCTCGTCTCGCCTCGACCGCCTCTACGTCGCCAGCCGTATCGAGTACGTCCCCGAATCGGCCGCGCTCTGGCGGCTCGTGAACGACCCACGGGAGGACGGAGATGGCTGA
- a CDS encoding C2H2-type zinc finger protein, with amino-acid sequence MSSESPDGEFTCDLCGRTFESRRALKTHARTEHQMQM; translated from the coding sequence ATGTCATCAGAGAGCCCCGACGGCGAGTTCACGTGCGACCTCTGTGGGCGCACGTTCGAGAGCAGAAGAGCGTTGAAAACACACGCGCGGACCGAGCATCAGATGCAGATGTGA
- a CDS encoding ferritin-like domain-containing protein: MKPNQTASDRDDSSSTSSRASRRAFLGSAATLSALAFAGCMGSDGSGAATETATDTPMATATETPTPTEEPMTETETETMQRVDPDVPVLNYALTLEHLENAFYRDGLAAFSDDELMSASVLSNFDEQVRMDVPEYLTVVGEHEAAHVEAIAATVEQLGGTPVEEAEYDFGYETPSEFLGVAQALENTGVAAYAGAAPSIHSNDVLSAAAGIHSVEARHASFLNLVNGDSPYPKAVDEARSMAEVLEIAGQFVTSDTSGMSESPETMEKPIARKQENEVSDLDVLNYALTLEHLENAFYRDGLAAFSDDELMSADALSVFSEDLRATVPGRLATVGEHEAAHVTALTDVVEQLGGTPVEEAEYDFGYETPSEFLGVAQALENTGVAAYAGAAPTVQNDDIFAAAIGIHSVEARHASFLNELNVSSPFPAGVDEAMTMAEVREVAGQFIVN, translated from the coding sequence ATGAAGCCGAACCAGACCGCGTCCGACCGCGACGACTCGTCCTCGACCAGTTCCCGCGCCTCCCGCCGCGCCTTCCTCGGCTCGGCCGCGACGCTCAGCGCACTCGCGTTCGCCGGGTGTATGGGCTCGGACGGCTCCGGGGCCGCGACCGAGACGGCGACCGACACGCCGATGGCGACGGCCACGGAGACGCCGACGCCGACCGAAGAGCCCATGACGGAGACCGAAACCGAGACGATGCAGCGGGTCGACCCCGACGTGCCGGTCCTGAACTACGCACTGACGCTCGAACACCTCGAGAACGCCTTCTACCGCGACGGCCTCGCGGCGTTCTCCGACGACGAACTGATGAGCGCGAGCGTCCTCTCGAACTTCGACGAGCAGGTCCGGATGGACGTCCCCGAGTACCTGACGGTGGTCGGCGAACACGAGGCGGCGCACGTCGAAGCCATCGCAGCGACCGTCGAACAGTTGGGCGGGACGCCCGTCGAGGAGGCCGAGTACGACTTCGGTTACGAGACTCCCTCGGAGTTCCTGGGCGTAGCGCAGGCGCTGGAGAACACCGGCGTCGCCGCCTACGCCGGCGCGGCACCCTCCATCCACAGCAACGACGTGCTCTCGGCGGCGGCGGGTATCCACAGCGTCGAGGCGCGCCACGCCAGCTTCCTCAATCTCGTCAACGGCGACAGTCCCTACCCGAAGGCAGTCGACGAGGCCAGGTCGATGGCGGAGGTCCTCGAAATCGCCGGGCAGTTCGTCACCTCGGACACGAGCGGGATGTCGGAGTCGCCGGAGACGATGGAGAAACCCATCGCGCGCAAACAGGAGAACGAGGTGAGCGACCTCGACGTCCTGAACTACGCACTGACGCTCGAACACCTCGAGAACGCCTTCTACCGCGACGGCCTCGCGGCGTTCTCCGACGACGAACTGATGAGCGCGGACGCGCTGTCGGTGTTCAGTGAAGACCTCCGGGCGACGGTCCCGGGCCGCCTCGCGACGGTCGGCGAGCACGAGGCCGCCCACGTGACGGCACTGACCGACGTCGTCGAACAGTTGGGCGGGACGCCCGTCGAGGAGGCCGAGTACGACTTCGGCTACGAGACTCCCTCGGAGTTCCTGGGCGTAGCGCAGGCGCTGGAGAACACCGGCGTCGCCGCCTACGCCGGCGCGGCACCGACGGTCCAGAACGACGACATCTTCGCGGCCGCCATCGGCATCCACAGCGTCGAGGCCCGTCACGCGAGTTTCCTCAACGAACTCAACGTCTCGTCGCCGTTCCCCGCCGGGGTCGACGAGGCGATGACGATGGCCGAGGTGCGAGAGGTCGCCGGGCAGTTCATCGTGAACTGA